The DNA window tcaactctaccaatattcacaataaaaagtaatacttttagcataaaagctaatattttttcgtggatgatccaaataagagatccgtctcacaaaatacgactcgtgagaccgtctcacacaagtttttgtcataacaaaatatctttcaaaatatttttcacaagTCACACACCATAATTAGCAGTCTAAAATCTGGTATTATCATTGCAATTTTCGAACTTCAGATTCAGTTGTACAGATAGCTGAAGAATATtcacaaggcgtgatcacgccttgtggAAAAtccatttttgaaatttttttgctTGAAGTCCTCCACAAAGTTCATATCAACAACTTTAATTATGACATAAAATCACATTTTTAGCCCATATTTATTTCAATAACAGAAAAAAAGTCATCATACAACAAAATAACACAGAAGTATATCAATTAGCATGTCATAAGCTTCAATAATGAGAAATATGACAACAAAAGTACAAATTATTACGAGCCTATCATATTCATGGAAAGATGACCAAATTATTGAGGGAGGCTTACCCCTGTTGTGTGCATCATTTCTATATTTGTCATCAACATAATTTCTTTTAAGAGACAATTTTAATTAgatttatcattttttatttgtaGGTTAAAAGGTTTGGAATTACCTTGGCCGTTCCTCTTTGGTGTAATAAGAGTTCGGTACCAAATGTTAGTAATAACCTTTCTTTCGAGATCTTTTTATTAGAAATTGGTTGTTGTTCTAGAGTTATGATTATTGTTTGAATATCATTTAATGTTCCGCGAAATTTCTTCTTGTTTCTCAAGGATTTTCACAATTTTTGTGATACATAATATATGTGATTGGCATATTCTGCACCATCTTTTGGATATCTCTAAAATGTCCAAAGAGTTTAGAAGAATCCGAGACTATATCTAAGAACATGTTACTTTGAATCATAATTTTAACTTAGAATTCTGATACGTTCATCTTTGTTTCTGATTTTTAACCTTGGTTAGATCTTCCTAAGAATATTACAAAGTGTTGGAAtactttttataaataattaatctcGAACATATGtccgtattcataatttttaaaatattctcttcctcaaacatttaattacatAACAATAATATCAttcaatatttgaaataatttcacTCAATAATATCAttgtatatttgaaataattttattttttaactcatttataaataattaataaatataaaagtaTTTTTGACATGATTAAGAAgtttaaacaaaaattttaaattatgaagagtatattatagaaaagatattatagatgattattgatattgttacctattcaagttctgtaaatctactctataaatagaggtctCCAATGATGAATAAAGCACACACAAAAATCATTCTCTCTTCTCTATATTCTCTACtattcacaacacgttatcagcacgagtGCTCTTCAaggtaaaatttataaataatttattcttattcttgTATGAATGCTCTTGAAGAAGCACAATATTTAGATTTAATATTGATACTCCCGAAGCAGCAcaaattatagatttatattgatGCTCCTGAAGAAgcacaacttttaattttatgttgatgCTCCTGAAGTAGCACAACACAACTTTATGTTGAAGATATTGATAGATCTATGAATAAAATATAGATGAATAAGATTTATCAATATTCCCGAAGAATCTTGATATAAAATCATAAAGATCTATCAATATCTATgaataatattgatataaaatataatgttaTCATATTCCTGAAGAATATAGATAATTATCATATGTTTCGACAATATTCTTGAAGAATATTGATTATAAATGTATTGTTGTtttgatttaagtttttttcATATCTTGATTGCTTATTTAAGATTTATATTATTtggattttgatgatttaaataGTCGCTAAAATATTGTGTGAATACTAGTATTTACTagttttatgataatttttgaGTCAATCACAACACTATTTTTGATATCAATTGgaccaaaaaaaaataataataataattcttcACAACCGCAGCAGTGGTGTGAGAAATTCTTGGTGTgggagtaattttttttaagacataaattttattataatttctttAAGTCCAAAGTGTTGGATTTTTTCCTTTTCAAGAAATATATGGCTTGTTTACGAAGTTGGGCAGGATTCTGTGATATTTGTTTTACGTATTTAGAATAATTGTGCATAaaagagttttatttttttctttagtttATAATACTACAATTTGTAATTAGTGCAATTTGTAATAGatacataaattattaattgagcACATCTCAATGTACACCTGCATCGATGTTAGTTTAACAAatagaataacaaaatttcaaaattacatAGTAAAAGTagtaacatgcataatttgttataatatttattttcaataataataatgcaaTTTTACTCTATTTATGTCATGAttctaattatataattttttttaagttgcaatGGCGAACATCACTAAACTTGAATTTGAAGCACTTGACTTGActtgaaaaaattatttatcatggaTTTTGGATGTCGAGGTCCACCTTATCTCTATGAATTTAGGAGATACaataaaagaaagaaatgaAATGTCCCAGCAGGACCGTGCAAAGGCACTTATTTTTCTCCGTCATCACCTCAATGATGGGTTGAAAGTCGAATATCTCACTGTGAAAGAGCCACGAGAGCTTTGGAAAAAtctaaaagaaagatttgaccATCAACGAGCTGTAATTCTCCCAAGAGCCCGATATGAATGGATGCACCTACGGTTACAAGATTTTAAGTCCGTAAGTGACTATAACTTTGCATTATTCAAGACTAGTTCCACACTGATACTTTGTGGAGAGAAAGTCACTGATCAAGACATGTTAGAAAAAAcattctccacttttcatgcaTCAAACGTGCTCCTGCAGCAGCAATATCGTGAACGTGGATTTCAAAGGTACTCTGAACTCATCTCATGCTTACTAGTTGCTGAACAAAACAATGAGCTGCTCATGAAAAATCACCAAATGCGCCCAACTGGATCCATACCATTTCCTGAAGCAAATGAAACTACATTTCCTGAAGAATATGAAATTGGATTTCCTGAAGCGAATGCTAATtccactcaaaatcataacaatggACGTGGACGTGGGCGTGGGTGTGGCCAAAGAAGATACTATCAGCAACAAAATGGAAAGAAACATAAAACAAGCCACCAGCAGTGGAATTCCAATAATGAAGAAGCAAATGAGAAGAGTTCCAAAGTATATGAAGAAAAATGTTATAGATGTGGAATGGAAGGGCATTGGTCTCGTACGGCAAAACATCTTGTGGATCTATACCAAAAATCAATCAAGAAAAATGGAAAAATGGAGATAAATTTTGTGGACAATGATGATCCAATTGATATAACTCACTTGGACGTCTCTGATTTCTTTGCTAATCCAGATGAAAATATAGATAATTTGATTGGTGGTGGTGTGTTAGAAAATAATAAGTAATTACTTTCATTGCTCTTGTTCCTACTTTGAATTTCTATTGTTTATTAGGTTATCGTGGTCTcgtttttattttgatgttcaGTTCATGTTTAGGATTTGTCATGGAGGTTTATTTTGTTATTCAATAAATGTTttcattattcaataaaatatttccttTGAAAGCTTTACacattatttattgaatttagcttattgaattatatttttattttagattaACGATGAAATGTCAGGATGAATGCTTAGTGGATAGTGGTACAACACATAccattcttcaaaataaaaggTATTTTTTGGAGTTAACATTAGCTGAAAATAATGTTACAACAATATCGGGTGCATCAAAAATTATTGAAGGTTATGGAaaggcaaaaatcattttaccaaATAATACAAGCCTATATATTGAAAATGCCATTTATGCGAGCAAATCCAGTAGAAATTTGCTTAGCTTTAAAGACATCCGCCGAAATGGATACCATATTGAAacattaaatgaaaataatttcgaaTACCTTTGCATAACATCTATTATATCTGGCCAGAAgcagataaaagaaaaattatgtgcACTTCCTTCTGGAATGTATTTTACAACAATAAAAACAGTCGAAGCAAACATTGTCACAAACCAGAAGTTTGTTGACCAACAGAGCTTCAAATTATGGCATGATCGACTTGGTCACCCTGGGGCAACAATGATGCGCAGAATAATAATTAACTCACATGGACACCCTCTAAAGAACCAGAAGATTCTTTTACACTGATTATCCATGTGTAGCTTGCTCACAAGGCAAACTAATTATAAGACCTTCCCCTACAAAGATTGATGTTGAAATCCCAACCTTCTTGGAGAGAATTCATGGGGATATTTGTGGACCTATACacccaccatgtggaccatttcgATACttcatggtattgattgatgcgtcTACTAGATGGTCACATGTTAGTTTGCTTTCAACTCGAAATATAGCTTTTGCTAGATTACTTGCGCAAATGATTAAATTACGAGCTCAATTCCCAGATCACTCAATCAAGACAATTCGTCTTGATAATGCTGCTGAATTTAAATCGCAGACATTTAATGACTATTGTATGTCAATAGGGATTTCAGTTGAGCATTCGGTTGCCCATGTCCATACACAAAATGGCTTAGCAGAGTCATTTATTAAGCGTTTGCAATTAATTGCTAGACCATTATTGATGAGAACCAAACTTCCATCATCTGTGTGGGGACATGCCATATTACATGCTGCATCATTGATTCATATAAGGCCAACTAATTATCACCAATACTCACCCTTACAACTTGCTTATGGTCGAGAGCCTGATGTTTCTCACCTTCGAGTATTTGGTTGTGCAGTACAAGTCCCTCTCCCACCTACACAGCGAACCAAAATGGGCCCACAACGTAGACTTGGGATTTATGTGGGATATGATTCACCatctattattatatttttggaACCTTTAACAGGAGATTTGTTTACTGCGAGATTTGCAGATTGCCACTTCGATGAATTGGAATTTCCAAATCTAGGAGAAATAAAGTTGTGTCCCGAAGAACAACAAAAGATTTGTTGGAATGAGAAAACACTATCTCATTATGATCCTCGAAATAATCAATGTGAGTAAGAAGTTAAAAGAATCATTCACTTGCAAAGAATTGCAAATCAATTGCCCGATGCTTTTGTTAATACAAAGAATGTGACAAAGTCACATATACATGCAGAGAATACCCCTGTAAAAATTGATGTCCCCGTAGGACCAGCTATTATTCAACCTGCAAATGAATCTAAAATACGCCAGAAGCGTGATCGACCAATTGGTTCAAAGGATATTGTACCTCGAAAAAGAAAGGTACAAgagaaagaaaattcaaaagctCCCGAAGAAGGAATCTTGGATGATATAGTAAGAGAGATCAATGAACCAAACTTGGATAATATTATTCCTGAAGAATCAAATTCTCATGAAAATAATGAgatttcaataaattatatatcatcTCGAAAATTGTGGGATCGAAATAACACAATTGTTGACAATGTCTTTGCCCTAAATGTCGCCCTTGACATCATACATAATGAAGACCCAGAACCACAATCCGTTAAGGATTGTCAACGAAGAGATGATTGGCCAAAGTGGAAGAAGGCCATACAAACtgaattagactcactagaaaaACATAAAGTGTTTGGACCTGTAGTACGAACACCTGAAAATGTAATCCCAGTAGAATACATATGGGTTTTTGTACGAAAGAGGAATGAAAATGGTGAAATTGTAAGATACAAGGCCCGACTCGTAGCCCAAGGTTTCTCGCAGAAACttggaattgactatgaggaaacataTTCACCTGTGATGGATGCCACTACTTTTCGATTCCTAATCAGTTTAGCAGTATCAGAAACTCTTGATATGCGACTTATGGATGTTGTAACTGCTTATCTTTATGGTTCACTTGAtagtgatatatatatgaaagtgCCTGAAGGATTCAAACTATCGAAACAAAATGGTGAAGCGCCCAAGGCTATGTTATCAATAAAACTCCATAAATCCTTATATGGATTAAAGCAATCTGGTCGCATGTGGTACAATCGTCTTAGTGAATATTTGTTAAAAGAAGGATACACAAATAATGCTATTTGTCCATGCGCTTTTATAAAAAGAACAGATGAGGGTTTTGCAATTGTGgcagtatatgttgatgatctaAATCTTATTGGCACTCCAGAAGAGCTTACTAAAACTGCCAATTACTTGAAAAATGAGTTTGAGATCAAAAAGATTTAGGAAAGACAAAATTTTATCTCGGATTGCAGATTGAACATTTGCAAGAGGAAATATTTGTTCATCAATCATcatatacaaaaaaaatattaaagcgCTTTTACATGGACAAGGTACACTCATTAGCATCACCAATGTTTGTTCGATCACTTGATGCTAACAAAGATCCTTTTCGACCACctgaaaatggagaaaaaatcgttggtccagaagtaccatatctaagtgccattgGTGCACTGTCATATCTCGCAAATTGTACTCGTCCAGATATATCATTTTCTGTTAATCTTTTAGCGAGATATAACTCATGTCCAACCCGAAGACATTGGAATGGTGTAAAACACATATTTCGTTACCTTCGGGGTACAATTGATATGAGATTATTTTATTCGACAAAATCAAAGTCTCCTTTAGTCGGATATGCAGATGTAGGATATCTTTCTGATCCACACAAAGCTAAATCTCAGacaggttatgtgtttacacgagGAGACACTGCTATATCATGGAAGTCGGTGAAGCAATCCTTAACAGCGACGTCTTCAAATCACTCTGAGATCATTGCAATGCATGAAGCAAGTCGGGAGTGTGTGTGGTTGAGATCTATgacataatatattcaagaatcaTGTGGACTCCCAACAGCCAAAGATGACCCAACAGTAATATTCGAAGATAATACTGCTTGCATTGCGCAGTTAAAAGGAGGCTACATCAAAGGTGATAGAACAAAGCATATTTCACCAAAGTTTTTCTATACACATGAGCTTCGAGAAAATTGTGATATTGACGTCCATCAAATTCGCTCAAGCGACAATGTAGCTGACTTATTTACAAAGGCACTACCAACTTCAACATTCAAGAAATTGGTGCACAAGATAGGGATGCATTAGTTGAAGGATCTCAGATGATTGAGATCAGGGGGAGTATCTATTGTTGTACTATTTTTCCTTCGTTCAGATTTTTTCATTGGGTTTTTAATGACAAGGTTTTAACGAGACAGCATTTGAACTCCCACATCTCTTAAAAGTGATTTAATGAGTCGATAATCATCTAAGGGGGAGTATTATAGAAAAGATATTATAaatgattattgatattgttacCTGTAAATCTACTCTGTAAATAGAGATCTCCAACAGCACACAAAAAAATCATTCACACTCCTCCGTTATCACAAATTCCAGTCTCTAGTCCTACCCGCTGCGATTTGCTCGATTCCGTTGACATTTTCCTCTTGATTTGTATTATTTTCAAGTATTACGTTTAACTTGAATTGAAGTTTAGAGGAAATCAAAGTTCCTCGTACTTTTTTCTGGGAATTCTTCAAATTTCCAGACCGCTCGAAATTTAATACAGGATTTTCGTCTTCTTGTGCTGAATTTCTGATCTGGGCTCGCTTCAGGTCCACCTTTTTTCGGTTGAAAATGACATTTTTAGCTTTTTTTCATCGATTATCCCTCCAGCTTGTTCGTGATTGATTTCATTTTTTGAGTGGGATGATTTAAACTTTGCATGGTGTTGAGATCCAATGGTCTGTGTGTCGGATATCTATGCCTTTTGCTGTGATTATTGAGTTAGATTCTGTAATCTATGAAGACAAATTATTCATTTTCGTATAGTAATAGTCCCAAGTCGTTCAAGACCTATCCAAGGGGTGATTTTGACTTAGAATCTGGGATTGGTAAAAAATCAAGAAGGCACAAAAACGATCCTTTGAGGATGCTAAAAGCGGTAGGGAATAAGATTCAACACTATTTAAAGCTTCACCCCATTATGCTCTTCTTGATTTTCTTGTCAATTGGGATTACAATCCTTATTATATTATCCATGCATGAGGGCCGTTTCAGAATGATGCCTGGTTATGACAAATTCAATGAGAATGTGGAGAGTTATCCTTTTCATAACTTCAGAAACCTTGTAATGGTAGCTGGCCATTCGATTTATACGAGTAGTAGTTGTGAAAAGGTTGATAAGGAGGATGCTTGGTATTTGGAATTATATCAGAAGAATCCAGGTCAAGCTGCTACCTTTATTACACATATACAGAATGGAGTGGAGATCACGGCCAATGATGATGCGGCATTACTCTTGTTCAGCGGGGGTGAGACTCGGAAGAATGCTGGACCAAGGAGTGAAGCTCAGAGTTATTGGGTTGTTGCAGAGTCCAAAGGATGGTTTGGTGAGTGATTTTGCAGTTGTGTTTCCCTGATTTTATTGATGCTTTAAAATGTTTCGGAACTTTTTAAATGGTAGCATCTTTGAGATATGATGCATTTTAGTGTAAAAGGGCTTAATCCAAAAGCAATAGACAGTTGAGCGTAATGTATGTcatcaaaatatcaaaaaatgTGAGCCAAGAAATCTGTTATGTGCATTAACAGAAAGTGAGAAAAGTTATTTTTGTTGTAGATCTAGTCATGAACTTGTGTGTTTCTATTTTGTTGTTGCCATACCATAAATATTTCTCTATGTTGTCTAAATGATGTAGTAGTTAATTTTAGACCACTGTTGGACAGTTGGAGCCATTCATATCTGAATCTCGTATGTTCATGTGGTCTGTTGCTTGAACTACGTAGGATCAGTTACCACATTGTTGGATATGAGTGTGTTACTTTTATCATTAGCTTTTGGGATGTCTTGTGAATTTATATGATCATAGTTATAGTTTGGACAGGGTATGTGAAGCAGAAAAATTCAAGCAACATACTTGGTTTTCACAAAAATTGTACATGcatcttataattttttttttgtttttctccaAAAAAAACTGTGAGACCTCATACCTGCAATGAGTAGGTTTGAACTTGGAAGTTCCCCTTTTAAAAGATGCATAGATGGTGATTTACTGAAATTGAATTTTGAACTCAAGTAAAAAGGTTacttttttaaatgaaatttgtATTTGTTTGGAGATTATTTTTCATTACATTAGTTTAGCTCCAATTGTTTTGGGTGCTGACTGATCTGGAGCTTTTACAGATATATCCCAAATTTTTAATCAGTTAATTTTTTATGTAACCAAGCATGCTTTACTGAATGCTCCACTTTTTATTCTATCAATTTCTATTTCTCCCAAGATAGAAATTGATAAAATTGAGAAATTGGGAATGAAGAACTACTTATAATTTACTCAGTTTGGCTAAAACTACTTCTGATTTGTGAAGTTCGAAAGTTCTTTATTTATACCTTCGAAGGCATTATAGGAAAAGTTGAAGTTTGTTTAGCTCGATACAAATGGACATGTGGTAAATTCTGCAGGCAAGCAAGATCAAGTGAGAGGGAGATCACTTACAGAAGAACATGCGAGGGACAGCTTTGAGAATCTTATATTTAGCATATGTCGATTCCGGGAGCTTACTGGCATGTATCCTCACAATATAACAGTAAGAACACAAGATTACATGCATTTTCAGTTCTCTACAAATTTTAAAGTTCAAGTACCTTTAAGGATGTGGTAATTACTCGTAACACCTTGATGTTTAGAGTGACATATAGCAATGGTCTTATATATTGTTAGTTTTGGGTTTTTGAATCGATGTTCAGGTTGTAGGATATGATTTTAAGGAGGAGAGGTTTGTTCATCTTCACCGCTCGGCAATTGGATTTCCCGAATCGAGGTTCTTGTATTATGGCACGCCATCCACTCAAAAATCGAGGGAAGCAGCATTAAAAGGTGAAGCATTGGTAAGATCTCAATTTCAAGAAGATCCTTATGGTTGTTCAGGAATGTTGCACCGGAAAAAACTTGCCCGTGACCCCTTTCATCGGTCTGTCCCTTATCCTAATGGGTGTCCAGAAATTGAAGGACTGTTCAGATATTGTGGGACTGATCCATATCCAGGCCCCCTCCCTTGGGCACAATAATTTTATTCAACTTCGTTTATTTTTTGCCCTTTTTATTCTAACTGTTTTTGGACCGAGGCTTGTGCTTATCACTTCCCTGCAATCATCGTGGAAGATACGCCACTCGAATACGAAATCTGCTCAGATGTCTTGTCTGTAAAGAATATATTTCTTATGTTTTTTGACAAATTTTCTTGATTAAGCCATGAAAGGGCAGCCTGAAATTTTATGACCTCAAAATTCGTAGTTCCAATGACAGGATTCCTGCAACATGAATAGGATAAATATCACCGATTTTAATATGCTATCTTTTCGTaccattattaattaatttgggaGTTGGACTTGTTTTGCCAACTACTTTTGTCGACAAGTACTAGATTTCAATAACTGGAAAAATCAAGTTGTAATGAGAAAAAATGGGACCAAGAATGGTTAGATATATAAACAGGTGAGGTGGATTGGCCACTGTCACTGCTGCTTATTTCACACCATATCCAATCACTTCGGCCATCATGGTATAATTTTTACATAATTCATTCAAAGTAAACGCAACCTAAATATAAATCATCAAACT is part of the Primulina tabacum isolate GXHZ01 chromosome 18, ASM2559414v2, whole genome shotgun sequence genome and encodes:
- the LOC142533203 gene encoding uncharacterized protein C57A10.07-like, producing the protein MKTNYSFSYSNSPKSFKTYPRGDFDLESGIGKKSRRHKNDPLRMLKAVGNKIQHYLKLHPIMLFLIFLSIGITILIILSMHEGRFRMMPGYDKFNENVESYPFHNFRNLVMVAGHSIYTSSSCEKVDKEDAWYLELYQKNPGQAATFITHIQNGVEITANDDAALLLFSGGETRKNAGPRSEAQSYWVVAESKGWFGKQDQVRGRSLTEEHARDSFENLIFSICRFRELTGMYPHNITVVGYDFKEERFVHLHRSAIGFPESRFLYYGTPSTQKSREAALKGEALVRSQFQEDPYGCSGMLHRKKLARDPFHRSVPYPNGCPEIEGLFRYCGTDPYPGPLPWAQ